The following DNA comes from Methanothrix sp..
GGGGTCAGGGTTCGGTCCATGGGCATTGTCACTCTGTTCGTTGCCCCGATAGCCGCTTTTGTGGAGCCGGACGATGAAGATCTCTTCGGGGCCAAGAATAAGCCTCCTTTGGTGAGTAAGGCCGCCCGGATCAGGATCCTCTCCGCCGGAGTCATAGCCAATTTCCTGGTGGCCGCCCTGGCCATGGCCCTCTTCTTTGGACCGGTTCTGGGCTCCATCTCCCCCGTGGACCGGCTGATTGTGGTTAGCGTTCAGGAGGGCTCAATAGCAGAGGAGGCAGGCTTTGAGAGCGGCATGGCCCTGCTCCAGGTGAACGGAGTGAATTCGATAAAGATCGAGGAGCTTTACAGCAGACTGAGAAACGCCGGGGCAGAGATGGAGGTCATGCACAACGGCCAGAAGCAGACCCTCCTCCTTCCCGGCCAGGCGGCGAGGGGAATCATGGTCGCCTCTGTCTTCCCCAACTCGCCTGCTGATGCTGTCGGCCTTCCTGCGGGGGGCGTCATCTCCAGAATCGATGGCAGAGAGGTGGAGGATGTTGAAAGCTTCCGGGGTCAGATGAACCTCACCCGCCCCGGCCAGATCATCACCATCACCACTGGAGATGGCAAGAGCTATCAGGTTAATCTCACCTCAGCCGGCGGCCTGGAGGGGGACGGGCAGCAGGTGGAGCCGGATACAGCAAGCGCGGGCTTCATAGGCATTGGCATATCTGGAAATGCTATCTACTCCGGCGGAGCAGTATTCCAGGAAGCCCCAGCCAGCCAGTTTCTCCAGGTCCTGAAGAGCATACCAGAGAGGGGCATAGAGGGTTTCACCTACATGCTCAGCCTGCCCTTCTCCGGAATTCCAGGCTTCACCCAGAAGGGGTTTCCGGGTTTCAGTGGCTGGCTGACTGCTGTCTATCAGCCGACTGGATGGGCTGAGCCCCTGGGCGAGAGGTTCTTCTGGATAGCCAACCTCCTGCTCTGGATAGGCTGGATCAACCTTTATGCAGGCCTCTTCAACTGTCTTCCAGCCGGCCCCCTGGATGGCGGCCATATCTTCAGGGATATGGTTCAGACCGCTTTTGAGCGGCTGGTGCCTCCAGAGGAGGCGGAGAGGCTCACCAGAACTGCTGTCGCCGTCTTCACCTGGGTGATCCTGACCAGCCTGCTGATAAGCATCATTGCGCCGTTCACCCACAATCTATCGATCTGATGGCCGGGGCCAGGAGAGCTTGACGCCCCTCTGGGCGGGGCTGGCAGCTCCTTTTGGCTCCTGCCTGTCCCTCTTGTCAGCCCCTCTTATCCAATCTCTATATCCTTCGCTTCGATACGACAGTTTTAAACCCATTCAGAAATGAGAGGTTGCCAGGCAGGTTCGTCCCATGAAAATATCCTCTACCTACTCCGTCCGCCATCTTGCGGCATTCGCCCTGCTGATGGCCCTGGCCACAACAGCTCAGTCCATAGAGATCTCCAGCCTCTACTCCAATACCGACTCTGCCGATATCACCCTGGCAGGGGAGGGGGCAGGACTTCTGCAGATGGATCTGATCCAGGAGAACAGGGTTCTAAGTACGAAGAGACTGGATTTCGATGCTCCTGGCACCTATATCGTCCGCTGGCCGAGGCTCGATTTAGATAAGGGAAGCTATTCTGCCTGCGCCACACTGCGGGATGATGAGACAAAGAGCAATAGCAAGAGCGATGAGGACGGGATTGAGGACAGACCGTCCCCCTCCCGGCGGTGCTATCGCTTTTATTACGGTGGGGTCGAGCCGGTCAGGTTTGATGTGCGCGATCTTCGTGCCGACTCCCGCGGCCTCCATATGGCGATAAGCGCCCGCGATCCGACCATCGTGGACATCTACTATATGCTGGTCCAGGGAGATCGGGCCCTCTATGTAACCCAGGAGAGGGCAGTTCCCATCTCCGGAATCATGTCCGCAGCCATCCAGAAGGATTACGAGTGGAAGCCCATTCTGAAGAATGGCTTGACATATGAGG
Coding sequences within:
- a CDS encoding site-2 protease family protein, yielding MSFELQLEFTDWLLIAAALIGLYSILLLPLRDSEEWKRRGVTVGGISGIPLLIFIRTTRGLKLLDRLSRPRRFWRVVVSLGIPLVILSMAYFLILVLLMTYLMILSPPEPSSYNAPRNILLIPGLNEYIPFFWGWIALFITMLVHEFAHGILSRAEGVRVRSMGIVTLFVAPIAAFVEPDDEDLFGAKNKPPLVSKAARIRILSAGVIANFLVAALAMALFFGPVLGSISPVDRLIVVSVQEGSIAEEAGFESGMALLQVNGVNSIKIEELYSRLRNAGAEMEVMHNGQKQTLLLPGQAARGIMVASVFPNSPADAVGLPAGGVISRIDGREVEDVESFRGQMNLTRPGQIITITTGDGKSYQVNLTSAGGLEGDGQQVEPDTASAGFIGIGISGNAIYSGGAVFQEAPASQFLQVLKSIPERGIEGFTYMLSLPFSGIPGFTQKGFPGFSGWLTAVYQPTGWAEPLGERFFWIANLLLWIGWINLYAGLFNCLPAGPLDGGHIFRDMVQTAFERLVPPEEAERLTRTAVAVFTWVILTSLLISIIAPFTHNLSI